One genomic window of Candidatus Neomarinimicrobiota bacterium includes the following:
- a CDS encoding UDP-N-acetylglucosamine 2-epimerase, with the protein MRKIDLVVGVRPDFIRAAALNSAFSSYEDTIDLRIIHTGQHYDPELSQDLLEQLHLDHISTILPFEGGEEARQLAVLMIAYEDQIKFDPPDLLLVIGNSNSALASALVASRHGIPMAHIDAGIRDFTPVHIEEQNDLLIDRLAQILFTSNEESVINLIREGIDNSQIIEVGNIRADAVFMNLGYAEDSNILDRSGLREGAYILMTLHHNHTLQQTDFLVSLFTMLEELSERLLIHVVLHPKAMNLLEDIPGLILEFTDNLQLVSSRNYHDMLKLLKYAALVLTDSQGLQEESTVLGIPCLTIGHQTNRPITLARGTNSLVGFDIDEIRTKILSIMEGEVMAAHPVNGWDGKAGQRIAKFISDFS; encoded by the coding sequence ATGCGAAAAATAGATTTGGTGGTTGGGGTTCGTCCGGATTTTATACGGGCAGCGGCTTTGAATAGCGCATTCTCCAGCTATGAAGATACAATAGATCTAAGAATCATACACACTGGCCAGCATTACGATCCGGAACTAAGTCAGGATCTATTGGAACAGTTGCATCTGGATCATATCAGCACGATATTGCCGTTTGAAGGTGGTGAGGAAGCCCGCCAGTTAGCGGTTTTGATGATAGCCTATGAAGATCAGATCAAGTTTGATCCACCTGACCTGCTCTTGGTCATCGGTAATTCGAATTCGGCTCTGGCAAGTGCTCTGGTTGCATCAAGACACGGTATTCCGATGGCCCATATTGATGCTGGTATCCGCGACTTCACTCCCGTTCACATTGAAGAACAGAATGATCTGCTTATCGATCGATTGGCTCAAATCCTTTTTACATCCAATGAAGAAAGCGTGATTAATCTGATTCGGGAAGGAATTGATAATAGTCAGATCATTGAGGTTGGGAACATTCGCGCCGATGCGGTCTTTATGAATCTGGGCTATGCCGAGGATAGTAATATTCTTGATCGAAGCGGACTGAGGGAGGGTGCCTACATCCTGATGACCCTGCATCACAACCATACCTTACAGCAAACTGATTTTCTGGTTTCCTTATTTACGATGCTGGAGGAACTATCTGAGAGGCTTTTGATCCATGTGGTGCTTCACCCAAAAGCCATGAACCTGCTTGAGGACATCCCGGGACTAATACTCGAATTCACCGACAACCTTCAACTTGTGTCGTCCCGCAATTATCATGATATGTTAAAGCTGCTAAAATATGCTGCACTGGTTCTCACGGATTCACAAGGACTGCAGGAAGAATCAACGGTACTTGGCATCCCATGTTTAACTATTGGGCACCAAACCAACAGACCCATCACATTGGCCAGGGGTACAAATTCTTTAGTTGGGTTTGATATCGATGAGATCAGAACTAAGATATTAAGCATCATGGAGGGTGAGGTTATGGCAGCCCATCCTGTTAACGGTTGGGATGGAAAAGCTGGTCAAAGAATTGCAAAATTCATTTCAGATTTTAGCTAA
- a CDS encoding TonB-dependent receptor translates to MLRNFILTLLSFTIFSQGSFAADAHINGRVLDLYTGTAIPGVEVFSKSQGVVTDVSGEFRLILDQNDKITVRCMGYETQVWMAGNAPDEILLKTKVLAGQSIRVTANRVIPGITPVAYSVLDADEIKARYSVEDVPMILSSEAGVHAYSESGNGTGYSYVSIRGFDQSRISVMLDNVPLNDNESHQVYWVDHGDILSNAEDVEIQRGVGNSLYGASAFGGSININTAIRSEQETLDLQILKGSYNTEKVRVEYQSGKRFGDPLGITARFSVLNSDGYRIDSRSEQRSLMVAMEHRAPGLTNQIRAILGKEYSVLQWDGVSIDYLHDSNLRRQKMSWTVPFTDDYFQQIYSLNTHFLINQHSSLRNVAYLVVGKGYYEVEKFNQDYFSYNLDVNDFYPDSTEMLLETSFLRRKWINNYYYGIAPVWTFEAKQWRTDIGLELRRYTGDHFGELLDITDSTLTSLLPDPYQYYAYEGNKYLVTTFGHALVQMSTRVSATLDLRVQYIDWNLDQQQIGHASGVNLNASWQFLDPRIGLRYELSEKLSAFAGIGSAHKEPADAQIIEADDVWSIPVSAPAEGVINSELGLNWFSGQHQFSLNLYRIAYQNELLSDIYDFQDGSFGVRSAEVTQHQGIEFDLRTVLNRSLKLNVNGSFAQHRFIAGELQGNRLANVPEILANGQIRYEIKDQFFSALNMKYVGKQYIDQENSEALSIPGYLLTDLSIHTRLLNAGLQFRINNVFDQKYATYGYAYYGGYYWPGATRNYSISLSYQFH, encoded by the coding sequence ATGCTTCGTAATTTTATTTTAACCCTTCTATCATTCACAATATTTAGCCAGGGATCATTTGCTGCAGACGCTCACATAAATGGCCGTGTTCTGGATCTGTATACTGGAACTGCAATTCCTGGTGTTGAAGTATTTTCTAAAAGTCAGGGTGTGGTCACAGATGTAAGTGGAGAATTCCGGTTGATTCTGGATCAGAATGATAAAATCACGGTCCGCTGTATGGGCTACGAAACACAGGTTTGGATGGCCGGAAATGCTCCTGACGAGATATTGCTTAAAACCAAGGTCCTTGCAGGACAAAGCATTCGTGTTACGGCAAACCGGGTTATCCCCGGGATCACTCCGGTGGCATACTCAGTATTGGATGCTGATGAGATCAAAGCTCGCTATTCAGTTGAAGATGTGCCCATGATCCTCAGTTCAGAAGCTGGAGTGCATGCTTATAGTGAATCCGGGAATGGTACTGGATATTCCTATGTTTCGATCCGTGGCTTTGATCAAAGTCGCATCTCCGTGATGCTGGATAACGTTCCCCTGAATGACAATGAAAGTCACCAGGTCTATTGGGTTGATCATGGTGATATCTTAAGCAATGCCGAAGATGTTGAGATTCAGCGTGGTGTTGGGAATAGTCTATATGGAGCCAGTGCATTTGGTGGATCGATCAATATCAATACTGCAATCCGGTCGGAGCAGGAAACACTTGATCTGCAAATATTGAAAGGCTCGTATAATACTGAAAAGGTCCGCGTGGAGTATCAGTCCGGAAAACGATTTGGTGATCCGCTTGGCATCACTGCACGATTTTCCGTGCTTAATTCAGATGGGTATCGGATCGACTCACGCTCGGAACAGCGATCACTGATGGTGGCTATGGAGCATCGAGCCCCAGGATTGACGAATCAGATCAGGGCTATTCTGGGGAAAGAATATAGCGTGCTTCAATGGGACGGTGTAAGCATTGACTATCTGCATGATTCAAATCTTCGTCGTCAGAAAATGTCCTGGACCGTTCCATTTACAGATGACTATTTTCAGCAGATATATTCATTGAATACTCATTTTTTGATAAATCAACACTCAAGTCTGCGTAATGTTGCCTATCTGGTGGTGGGGAAGGGCTATTACGAAGTCGAAAAATTCAATCAGGACTATTTTAGCTATAACCTGGATGTGAATGACTTTTACCCAGACAGTACGGAGATGCTTTTAGAAACTTCTTTTCTGCGGCGTAAGTGGATCAATAATTATTATTATGGAATAGCTCCAGTATGGACATTCGAAGCAAAACAGTGGCGCACTGATATAGGCCTGGAGTTGCGACGCTATACAGGGGATCACTTTGGTGAATTACTTGATATAACGGATTCGACCTTGACCTCGTTACTACCAGATCCTTATCAGTATTATGCTTATGAAGGTAATAAATATCTGGTGACCACATTTGGACATGCTCTGGTCCAGATGTCAACACGTGTGAGCGCAACTCTTGATCTACGAGTGCAGTATATTGATTGGAATCTGGATCAACAACAGATCGGACATGCCTCCGGCGTCAATTTGAACGCAAGCTGGCAGTTCCTGGATCCCCGGATCGGTCTGCGCTATGAATTATCGGAAAAACTGAGTGCTTTTGCCGGGATCGGGTCTGCCCATAAAGAACCTGCAGATGCACAGATCATTGAAGCTGATGATGTTTGGAGCATACCTGTCTCAGCACCTGCAGAGGGCGTGATCAATTCAGAACTGGGGCTTAACTGGTTCAGCGGACAGCATCAGTTTTCGCTGAATCTGTACCGAATCGCTTATCAAAATGAACTACTCAGTGATATCTATGATTTTCAGGATGGCAGCTTTGGAGTTAGATCGGCTGAAGTCACTCAACATCAAGGAATTGAGTTTGATCTGAGAACGGTTCTCAACCGGTCACTCAAATTAAATGTAAACGGCAGTTTTGCACAGCATCGGTTCATTGCAGGTGAGTTGCAGGGGAATCGTCTGGCTAATGTTCCAGAGATCCTGGCCAATGGACAGATACGCTATGAGATCAAGGATCAATTCTTTTCAGCTCTGAACATGAAATATGTAGGTAAACAGTATATCGATCAGGAAAATAGTGAAGCGCTGTCCATCCCTGGTTATTTATTAACTGATTTATCCATTCACACTCGTCTGCTCAATGCTGGGCTACAGTTCAGGATCAACAATGTGTTTGATCAAAAATATGCTACCTACGGATATGCTTACTATGGTGGTTACTATTGGCCGGGGGCTACCCGTAACTATTCAATAAGCTTGAGTTATCAATTCCATTGA